Sequence from the Acidobacteriota bacterium genome:
GCCAGGACCGACCGAGACGCGCAGGTCGCTCAGGTCGAAGTCGAAGCTGTCGTACCAGACGTTGCCCGCGTCGACGAAGCCCACGATCGTGATCGGCCCGAACGCCGGCACACGGACCTCCGCCGACGATTCCAACAACGAATGCCCGCCGATCGGATTGCCGGCCACCGTGAGCGGCGACACCTCGAACCGGCCCCAGCCGCGCAGGCTCGACGATCCACCCAGGAAATAGCGCTTGAAGAACGGCACGCCCCTGGCGAGCACACCGTCGGCGTCGATCGTGCCGGCGCGCGCACGTGCGGCCAGCACCACGCCGCCGATGGTGGCGTACTGCCGCACCTCCGCCATGTACTCCCGGTAGTCGAAGTCGCCGGGCATCCAGCCGCCCGCCTGCTCGACACGAACACTCCAGAGATGCCCGGAACGCGCGTCGATCAGGTTGGGCGTCGTGTTGTGCTGCAGGTCCAGCGACAACGCGAGGAGTTGCCCCGTGCCGCGCCCCGAGTTGGGATTGAGGCCGAGCGCGATGAGGTCGTCGTAGAACCCGGGGTCGACCAGCGCGGCCTCGGAGACCGTGTAGTCCTCCAACTCGTTGACGAACGTCACCGACGCCGTCGTGATTGACTGCCGGCGACGCACGGGA
This genomic interval carries:
- a CDS encoding outer membrane protein assembly factor — its product is PVRRRQSITTASVTFVNELEDYTVSEAALVDPGFYDDLIALGLNPNSGRGTGQLLALSLDLQHNTTPNLIDARSGHLWSVRVEQAGGWMPGDFDYREYMAEVRQYATIGGVVLAARARAGTIDADGVLARGVPFFKRYFLGGSSSLRGWGRFEVSPLTVAGNPIGGHSLLESSAEVRVPAFGPITIVGFVDAGNVWYDSFDFDLSDLRVSVGPGLRYRTPIGPIRFDIGYQLTPIEGLLVSGEPEPRRWRFHFSIGQAF